One stretch of Arachis hypogaea cultivar Tifrunner chromosome 20, arahy.Tifrunner.gnm2.J5K5, whole genome shotgun sequence DNA includes these proteins:
- the LOC112783196 gene encoding serine/threonine-protein kinase SRK2E: protein MKLVKSSRGSLLIRFLQVRFHIFGPFHIHPTLINPQPLLLLLHHLLVLGLRKMDHRSGGGGMDIPIMHESDRYELVRDIGSGNFGVARLMRDKHTDQLVAVKYIERGEKIDENVQREIINHRSLRHPNIVRFKEVILTPTHLAIVMEYASGGELFERICNAGRFSEDEARFFFQQLISGVSYCHAMQVCHRDLKLENTLLDGSPAPRLKICDFGYSKSSVLHSQPKSTVGTPAYIAPEVLLKKEYDGKIADVWSCGVTLYVMLVGAYPFEDPEEPKNFRKTIHRILNVQYSIPDYVHISPECRHLISRIFVADPAQRISIPEIKNHEWFLKNLPADLMDGDTMSNQYEEPDQPTQSIEEIMQIISEAMIPPAGSQSLNQYLTGSLDIDDDMDEDLDSDPDLDLDSSGEIVYAM, encoded by the exons ATGAAGTTGGTGAAGAGTTCACGAGGTTCCTTGCTTATTAGGTTCTTGCAAGTTCGTTTCCATATCTTTGGTCCCTTTCACATTCACCCAACTCTCATCAAtcctcaaccacttcttcttcttcttcatcatcttcttgttCTTGGATTGAGAAAAATGGATCATAGAAGCGGAGGAGGAGGAATGGACATACCCATAATGCATGAGAGTGATCGCTATGAGTTAGTTAGAGATATTGGTTCTGGAAACTTCGGGGTCGCCAGGCTCATGAGGGATAAGCACACCGACCAACTTGTTGCCGTTAAGTATATTGAGAGGGGTGAAAAG ATCGATGAAAATGTACAGAGGGAAATTATAAATCACAGGTCACTAAGGCATCCCAATATTGTGAGGTTCAAGGAG GTTATATTGACCCCAACGCATTTGGCTATTGTCATGGAATATGCCTCGGGAGGAGAGCTATTTGAACGAATATGCAATGCAGGGCGCTTTAGTGAGGACGAG GCACGTTTCTTCTTCCAACAACTTATATCTGGGGTTAGCTACTGTCATGCAATG cAAGTGTGTCATCGTGATTTGAAGTTGGAAAATACATTGTTGGATGGTAGTCCAGCTCCTCGCTTGAAgatttgtgattttggttattcAAAG TCTTCAGTGCTACATTCACAACCAAAATCTACAGTTGGCACCCCTGCATACATTGCTCCTGAAGTTTTGCTTAAGAAGGAATATGATGGCAAG ATTGCAGATGTGTGGTCTTGTGGGGTAACCTTATATGTGATGTTGGTTGGTGCTTATCCATTTGAGGATCCAGAGGAACCTAAAAATTTCCGCAAAACAATACAC AGGATTTTGAATGTCCAATATTCAATTCCTGACTATGTTCATATATCTCCTGAGTGCCGCCATTTGATCTCAAGGATTTTTGTTGCTGATCCTGCACAG AGAATAAGTATACCGGAGATCAAAAACCATGAATGGTTCTTGAAGAATCTACCAGCTGATCTCATGGATGGGGACACAATGAGCAACCAGTATGAGGAGCCTGATCAACCGACGCAAAGCATTGAAGAGATCATGCAGATAATATCCGAGGCCATGATTCCTCCGGCCGGAAGCCAGTCCCTCAACCAGTACCTCACCGGAAGCTTGGACATTGACGATGACATGGATGAGGATCTAGACAGTGATCCTGACCTTGACCTTGATAGCAGTGGAGAAATTGTCTATGCTATGTAA